The following nucleotide sequence is from Salvia splendens isolate huo1 chromosome 2, SspV2, whole genome shotgun sequence.
GTTGTACTCTCTATTACAATTAGACAATGTTTCTCTGGATTTGATTATCCACTTTCTACGATAAGTTTTGAGACCATTTAGTAAGTTAGTCAcgaaatagctacactttctttgattagggagttgtggtcgtgacacttGTAGCGGTCGCCGGCTGTGTTGCAGCAGACCGCTGGACGTCTTGAATTGCTCCAAATTTCCAACTTTGCGTTTTGACTCTCTTTTTTTGCTCAAATATTCACgattctcacaaaacacgtcaaaatacaaAATGGATAAAACATACAAAATATAGACATGAATTctgattttgacattaataaCAGACCATATAAAGGCCTTAAAATCGtgtaaaatccgagcgtatcagctGTCGATTGATTTCTAGTTACAATCTGAaaaaagcatgtttagatgtaaatttttcaatcaaactaaatagacTTCTGTTGCAAAACCAACAGTGTTCCCCTCCCAGTAGACCAACCATCTAGCAATATGAAGCCCTCAATGGGTTGTGCATGATGACTGTTTTAGATGggatcttccaaaaagattaatAAGACCTTGTTACATCTGTTGATTACATACTAAGGTTTTTAGGCTTAGATTAGTAACTCCAAAAAGATTAATAAGACCTTTACATAGGCCCACTCTTAATTTAATAGTACTCCCCCTGTCTCTCTGTAgtagagacgtttcttttctgcacgagatttaagaaaaattgttttaaatgagttaagtaaaaggagaacaaagtagaaaggaaaaaggtagagagataaatagatagtaaagtaagaaaaagtaaagtacgTTTTGccgaaaaaggaaatgactcagttACGGACAACTCAAAAGgaaatacgactcagctacagtgggacggagggagtatctttttaGGGGGAATTATATATCGTTTTGCagatttagttttttttagggACAAGTTTTTTAGTGACAGATCCGTCGGTATTGTAATTTTTACTAACTGTGTTTAGTGAAGAAATTTCACTGATAGTAATGGATAATTTACGTCACTAAAAAACGAGTTTTTTTGTAGTGCTAGTAAACTACCTAAATTAAAACACAATCCAATCCGTTTATTTCACTCTACATAGCTAACAAACAAAAAGATTAATTAGAGGAGAGAATGAATTCTAATCAAGTTTGAAGAATTCGGGAGCGAAAGGAACTCCACTGTCTAGGATCCATCCATCATCAACAAAATGTACGAGGGGAGTCCATGGCTTGGCTTCCTCGTCATTGGCAAACTGCTTTATACCGGGCCAGGTGACCCGTTTGGAGAGATCGGAGCCGGGCCCAGTGTTATTATACTCGACGTAGAAGAGGGTATCCAAGCCGATGGTCCCCTCCCAAGGAGACCAGCCATCAGGTGATATGAAGGCCTCAATGTTGCTGTGCATGATGACCGTTCGGGCTAGGACCTTCCACGGGCGCCCAAGGTAAGACTTGAAGGGAGGCTGAGCATCGAGGTAGTCCTGCTCTGCAGTGAAGTTGCAGCCTTGGATGATAATAATCCCTGTGAGGTTCTTCTCGTTGCGGCCCTGGGCGGTGACCATGCAGGCCTGGTTGGGGTTAGGCTTCCGCACCACGAGCTCACACTTCTGGAACACGGAGATGGCGTTTCCGAAGATGAAATCAACAGTGCCGCTGATTCGACACTCCCTGAACAACTGGCGCTGGACGTGGGAATAGAGGGTGTCCTGGTACCCGTCCATGTGCACGTTGAAGAAGATGCCCAAGTCACCCGAGGCTCGCACCGCTACTGCCTGGTGGCCGCTAGGGCCCGCTGTGTTTTCGATCCCGATGTCCTTGGCGATGAAGCCTCGTCCGTTCACGACTATATTTGTATGGAACAATACaatcaaataaaacaaattacagagtagtactccctccgttcataaaatgttgtccactttgtttttttaccatttttggtaaatggatcTCACTTCCAACTACTCATTCCACTctcattctattataaaaataatatataaatttgagacctacattccactaactttttccactcacttttcttcacatttcttaaaacccgtgtcaagtcaaatttggacaacatttcatggacgaagggagtataaaatactcTACTTACTTAGAGTTGCGGAGTCATAGGTCTGAACACCATTGGTGAAACACTTGTTACCGGTGATTCTGGTTTTCAACGGCCCCTCTCCGATCAAAATGACTTCATCCACCTTTTTGGGAATCTCAACATACTCATTGTATAAACCTTCCTTTACTAAAATGACATATGGGGTTTTATTTTTCGGAGGTACGGATTGAACAGCCTCAGTGATGGTCTTGAACTGGCCGCTGCCGTCTTGCGCCACCACCACGTTCGGATTCAACGCAATCTTAGGGTTTTCAACCAACTTCCTCGCATGGCCTTTGATGAAATCAGGAATGCTTTCACCGACTAGGAGCTGCCTCGGGGCCTTGATGCTGTTCACCAAATCCCCCAAATCTTTCTTCACGGATTCGTATGTGTTTTTGAAATCGATCACCATCGCAAAACCCTTACTCATCATCTCGCCGCTGGTTTTCAGCATTTCCCTCACCTTTGCCCCAGACTCGCCTGCACCGCacatattttatttcaataacaGCAAAATGGACCAGTTAGTTATACATGCAGGGGTTGTTCAGTTTGCAAGattattaaatatgtattgtgtGTTGTTCATGTAATTGAATCTCACAGCTCATttatagatggataatcatgtgataattagtcataaccaCCCcaaatctcatgattattttATCTAGTAAACTAACAGACACACATAGTATGGAATTTTACCTTCTGTCTTTGCAAATGCATCAAAGCAGGTGTCTTTGTATGTAATGGCAGCACTCAACCATATCTTGACCTCATCGAGGACATTATCCACTTGGCCGGCCTCATACTGGCTGACTCTCTCCAACGACGAACGGATTTCTTCGATGGCGTCATTAAGAACGCGCTCGCACACGCCCAGTGCCTCCTTGGTCATGTAGTCCTTCTCCAATTCCTTGTACAATGTTGTGTTTTTTATGGCGATCTTCAGCTCCTCCACCGCCACGTCAAACTCCTTTTCTATAACCTTCTTAGCCTCTGTAATGTTTCCCTTCTTGCAGTCCTCGCCCATGCCTGTCGCATCGCACATATCGCCTATTATTTCTTGATGCATCTCGTCCGCTGCCGCCACGCCCGCGGCCATGCACGCCACCACCAaggccgccgccaccaccgctcTTGCCTTGTTCTTTTGATATcccattttattcttttatttaattatctatGCTTATTTGTTTGTATATATACACAGATGAGAACATTTATGGTtcgttgttttctttttctttaattagAAACAACTGCAGTGGAGGGTGGACAACTTTCTTCCATTTCCACGTTTTTCGATCTCTTATTTTTCTAAATAACATACTGTGTTTCAGTCCATACATATTTTCCTCCAAATTTGAGTGATATAAATGTTTACCGGAATTATAAAATCTTACTTTTTGggtacacaaaataaaaaatatgattagTTTATATATATTCTAGCTAGATACTAACATcattccaaaaaggaaaacgttttatTTTAAATGGGATATATGAAATATTAAGTTGCTAACTACAAATGAAAAGGGAACGACAAATGAATGAAAAACGAATTCGTGTTTTATTGCATTGATAAACGAAATGTAGTACATAAAGAGTACAAAGTCGACGTTTATAATGAGAAAATATGTACGCGTTTCCAAGCTTATTACTTAATTAGCTTACATATTTGAacacataaaattagaaaaaggaatttaaaatacaagtgaAATGTTCTTTCTGGCTTCTCTTCCCAAGCCACGTTACACCCCTTCACGGCCCATTGGGCTGATGGCAGCCATAGCTAGTTTGAACAGCCTGCAGAGCCCACTCTTTTTCCCTCACTTGCAAATTACAAACAAGGGAATGTCAGCCCCTGCActcccctccccctcccaccgTCTCTCTCTTATGCACCCTGTAACAATAAAGACAAGTTGTGTAAATGCAACTCATGCAAGGGTACTTGTTGTGAAAAGtaaaatgcagaaaataaaagaCCACCGAATAACTttgaagactacattgtgaatgacttgaattgtTTTTTGTGATACATTGTACCTCCATATTCATAGGACTAGAGAAATAAATGCACCTAGAAATTATAGAATTGGAACTATAACACTATTAATGTTATATCCCTTGTAACTCTAAACTGACCATTTTCAATATTCTTGAGTCTCTCATATTatatttccaacactcccccttaAGTTGAGAATCGAGTTTTTCGAAACTcaacttgcacgatcttcactttgataaatagtttatactcgtattcaTGAGTCCTTCACTTTTCATTTacagtttatgctcgtatcatagagcttcttcaacTCATCATTGATAATTTATACTCTTATCAatgagttattttttttattgaatgtttagactcgtttcaaggagcttcttcatttttcttcattgaaagtttagtctcttatcaaggagctcttcatcattgaatgtttagactcgtttcaaggagcttcttcaattttcttttgacagttttaactcgtgtcaaggagccatcttagatagtttttgcTCGTATCCAGCAGCcttcaattttttgttgatagttttaactcgtgtcaaggagctctTCAAGTTTTGgttgacagttttaactcgtgtcaaggagtcAATTTAGACAGTTTTTACTCATGTCTGTGAGCCAGTTTAGATAGTTCTAGCTTGTATCTGGGAGCTCAGCCTCCTCGCCCCTCATCATGCAACGACTGTTTGGTTTGAACCAGTAAAAGTCCCAGTAGTTTGAGATCAATTTTTCACGGCTGTTTTGTTTACTTGGGCAGATTCTTGGCTGTATATTTGCGAGGGTTTTGTTTTTGCTATAGAGACTTGATCCATGCGAGGGATCGAACACcgtgttgaaaagtaaaattcGGAAAATAAAATACCACTGAATAACTTTGAAGACTACATTATGAtttgtgaatgacttgaattgtTATTTGTGATATATTGTACATCCCTATTTATAGGACTGGAGAAGTAAATGCACCTAGGAACTATAAcactattaatattatattcCTTGAAACTCTAAAGTGACCATTTCCAATATTCTTGAGCCTCTCATATTATATTCTAACACTTGTACTCCAGAAtagaaacaaaacaaattaaataaaagtatggTGAAGATCATCAAAAGGCTTATGGTTGACTGCATGAGAAGACAAAGGAGAATTTATTACCCATATTAGTCCAAGCTAGAGTAGCAGAAAAAATGCAAGTGAATAGCCAAAATAGCAGACTAGTTCTCAGCACAGAGAGAAAACATATCTGGAAAGCAAAATACATCATAGCCGAAAGAGGAATATTGAAAAGGCTACTGTCTCATTCAATTCGGAAGCTCAAGAAGTATCCAGAACTTTTACTAATTCAGAATCAGTAATGATAGTCATCAATTTATCTGACTAATCATAACAGAAACTTGATCAATTCTACCTTGCAATCCCTCGTACAGCCACGTCTCTATATGAGAGCTTGTGGTCCTTCACATTAGATGGATTCTTTCTGGCTGTGCATCCAAGTGATATAGATCCAGTACATCTGGTCTTGCGTGGATCTTGAGCACCAACGGAATGCACCGAGTCATTACTTTTAGTACCAGCTTTTTGTTCCTCCATCACTGCAACTTTAGCTTGAGGTTGTGCCTCTTCATATCCTTCAACAGGCACCGCGCACCGGCCACGCTAGGGCTGACCACGAatggaagaagaagaggttGTAGGCGGTGGATTTCCTCCGGAGAAGAAACGAAATAGAGAAGAGATGATAAGGTATTTAGCCTTATCAGAGATCAACATCAAGGAAGTGTTTGTCGATGATCTACTCTCTCCTTAATCGCGGTTTGTTCCCCCTCGATCATGAGGATCAGAATTGGAAGTTGGTGGAGTTTCTGAAATTAAAGAAGAACGTGATAGATAAAAGGATTCTTATTATGACTTAATGGAATTAAGATAACAAGATTCCTATTTATAAtaactaaggaccctagggttggttcaaCTCTCATTTGCATATCGGGAAAGAACTAACAAAGAAAACCCAACATGGAGCTTATAAGTACGCCCGACTCTCTAATCCTACTAAATTAGATAACTGCTGAATAACTGAATACATAACTAACGACTGACATGGACGTGGAGGCGTGTTGGAGGACATCGACGTGGAGGCGTGTTGGAGGACATCTTGTGCGCTTTGGCCTGATTGTGTTTTGCAACTCTTGAATGACGATATCTTGCAATTGATCATGCATATCATCCACCTGGATGATGGATCAGCTACATGgtgcgtatcaactccccccggTTAGAGTCTCCTTGTCCTCATGGAGAAGTGAAGGAAAATGGTTTGCTAGGAAGATGATTGGTTTCCAGGTAGGGAATGAGTGATAGTTGTCGGACCACTGAACTAAGCCTTATTCGACGGATTTCCAATGCTGCATCACAACCCTCCGGCTAAGAAACTTCTCAGGGTTTGCTAGTTGGGCGTGACATGAAGAATTCTTCAGTACAACAGGTTCTGAATCATAATCTCCGGTGACAAATGGATGAGGCTGGCTAACATGAAAAACATTATGAACTCGGTCGCCCGCCGGTAATTCAAGGTGATATACCACTGGACCAATCTTATCAATCACAAAGGCCCGTAGTAACGGAGAGAAAGCTTGGAGAACAAAGGACATGCCACTGAATGTTGTTGATATTGCTGCAACTTCAGGAGAACAATATCGCATGTTTCAATCGGAACATCACGGTGGTGCCGGTTGGCAACATCACAGATGCCCTGTTGGGCATGCTCCAAATTTGAACGCAATTTGACAAGCAATTCACCTGACGAATAAGATCCGCCACTGCCGTAGGAGTTGATAATGAAGGTGGGGATGCGACTAGTGAAGGTGCCTCACGGCCATGCAAGGCATGAAATGGAGACGTTCCTAAACCAATGTGATGAAAGCAATTGAGCGCCAGCTCTGCCAAAGGGAGAGAGTTTGTGCACTTGGAGGGCTTGTCCTCCGTGAAGGCACGCAAATGATGCTCAAGGCCCCTGTTCCTTACCACGGTTTGGCCATCGGATTGAGGATGGTAAGCTGTGGTGAAATGTACTCTCGTGTTACTCAAATGAAGCATGTGCTACCAAGCTGCAATAAGAAAAATCAGATCACGATTGGAGATAAGAGTTTTTGAAAACCCATGATGTTGTGTCGATGAACAATTTGGCTACGTGGGAAGCATCAAACTTGGCTGGTAACGGCACGTAATGCGCGTATTTTGACAATCTATCGACCACGACCATAATAACGGTGTACCCACGAGAAGGAGGAAGACCAGCAATGAAGTCTATGGAGACATCCTCACACACTTATGATGGAATAGGTAAAGGTTGAAGGAGACCAGCCGGTCGCTGAGTAGAATATTTGGTAGTCTGACATTCAACACACGAGGCAACATGTTTCTTTACCTCCCTTTGCATCCTCAGCGAAAAGAAGGCGGCATCAAGACTTTTGAAAGTTCGGTCCACACCCGGGTGACCTGCTACTGGAGTGTTATGATGTTCAAATAACAACCGCGCTCTCACCAGAGAGGTTGGATCAACATAAATGAGTCTGTTAAAATAGACCAAACCATCATAATATAACAAATGAGAAGCAGCTGACTCGTTTTGTATTGACTGTTTCAGATGAGGCAGTTTCACGCCTTAATTCGGCCAACAGGTCAGGCAGCGAATGGACGATAGTCATGAAGAGTTTTCCTACTCTCTTGGCATCTGGGTCACAACGTGAAAGAGCATCCGCCACTTTATTGGAAACACTTGTTTTTTACTCTATACGAAACTTATAACCCATAAGTTTGCGAACATAAAGTTGTTAATCCGATGTTTGGATTACTTGTTGAAGCAAGTCCTTACGACTTTTCTGATCAGATCGAATAAAGAATTCTCTTCCCAACAAATATTGTCTCGATTTCTTAACAGCCTACACTATAGCATACAATTCTTTGTGATAAGTGAAAGCTGTGCGTCGCCTAGGTCCCAGCCAATGGGTGTCCATCCTGCAACAACATTGCACCAATACCAAACTCTGAAGCATCGGTTTCAACACAAAAATTACTAAACCCTATTAAAATCAGGCAATTGAACTACTGGGGCCGAAATTATGGTATCCTTGAGTGCTGCGAAACTGTCGTCGGCATTAGATGACCAAGTAAAAGAGTCTTTTTTTAGTATATCAGTAGTAGGGAAGCAATCATCACATAGTGAGCAATGAAACGGCGATAATAGCCCATCAAGCTAAGAAATCCCTACAATTGTTTGACGTTTGAGGGAGTCGGCCAAGCGACCATCACTTCTAGTTTTGTCGGATCTGCATGTAGTCGCCCATTAGTGATTATATGATCCAAATAGTCCACCAACTCGCTACAGAAAATGCACTTTGAAAGTTTGACGAAAAATTGGTATGCCGCCAAGGTGGAGATGAACTCCACCAGATGATAGACTTACGCAATAACGGACGAAAAATAGAGTTCATGGCTGCTTGAAATATCAAAGGAGAATTGGTAAGACCAAACAACATGATAAGAAACTCAAAATAACCATCATGCGTTCGGGAAGCCGTCTTAAAAATATCCTCTCTATGCATACAAATCTAGTGATAGCACGAACGAAGGTCAAGCTTTGTGAAGAACTTCACCGCGCTCAACTCATCGAAAAGATCATCTGCTATCGGAATAGGAAAAGGGTCCGGAATTGTATCTTTGCATGGTAATCGTTGCAAAAGTGAAATGTATTGTCCTTCTTCCGAACTAGCAAGACTGATGATGAAAAATGGCTTTGACTAGGTTAGATGATACATTGTATAGCACGAACTTGACTTTCAATCTCCTGTTTCAGAAAATAAGGATAACGATAAGGCCTAAAGTTGACTAGTTTGGAATTTGGAAGAAGGTGAATCTGATTATCAAAATTGACGGACTAGAGGTATTCCCTCCGGCTGACCAAATACAACCATAAAATTAGTCAGAAGGTCAAATGTAAATTCGGCTGCTAGTCAGTAATTGCCGAAGAAGAGCTCCGGGTACAACTACAAATTTGAATAGGTCTTTGTCGCGTGTTTGTGCCAGTAGGGTGGTCAAAATATTGACGAAAATCTGAAGCGGACAGGAGGAGCCACCTCAGAGAACTACCAATGAATCATCTCGTTAAATTTCCATGGTTCGTGCCACATAATCATGCGTAACACATCCTACTGATTCCAACCACTCTATCCCAAAATGATGTCCAGAATATGTAGATCAATTCAGAAAATATtactgataaggctcgtttcatgcatgtgttctgtgATAAAACTACACCTAATTCTATGATCTAATGTGCAAatgtgagccaggtgtgtgtgaaagtcCGCCATATTTAGAGAATGAAGTGATCAGGTGGGTGGACGAATGAATCAAGGAGAAGGAGTCAAATTTCCTGCTCAAACGGCTCAAGTCAGATCACATGGCATGCAGCAGGTGCACCTGACTAGGAGATTGAGCgtcacacaagaaagatcccCAAGGGCGAAGGGTAGCAAAGACTTTTCGAAGGACAGTTACAATGgggatcaagacctcacgccttcctataaacgaaaatagagaaggaggaaggaggtGGCATCTAGCTCTTGGCACTCAATAGACTTCAACACTCTCCTAAGGCTAAAAATGGGAGCTCCCAACACTCAAAACTCCTGAATTCCGTCACATACACACTTGGTTCCtgctttagtttagtttagtagTGGTTTGGTGTTGGTTTTGTTACTTCTATCTTTTGGTTCAGTAATTCCGCTTCGAGAATgggcgatgaaacaatttctgttTTTGGTTTTGTTCACTTTCAGTTTACGATTTGATGTTGCAGACTATGGATTTTTTTGATTCAGTAATTTTAGTTTAGTGACCTTGATTCACGTTGAAAGCTTGTTTACCATGCATGATCTTTCTGATCTTTGTTTGATTTCCGATTTATGACGCGTATTCCAGCTCAAGAGATTTACCGTTGCTAAATCAGTTGGATCTGAGTTTTAACATATGAATCTTGTTTGTTGTGAGAGAATCATGGATGGAAtgtgtttaggatgtttagatctggtTATTGGCAGCATAGTAGTGTAGATCTGAGTATGTTTACGTTGGTTGAAGATGCGATCATGTTTGATTTGTTTCAGTAGGCATAGATCTGAAGTTTAGTTTTGATTTCT
It contains:
- the LOC121772104 gene encoding pectinesterase-like, giving the protein MAAGVAAADEMHQEIIGDMCDATGMGEDCKKGNITEAKKVIEKEFDVAVEELKIAIKNTTLYKELEKDYMTKEALGVCERVLNDAIEEIRSSLERVSQYEAGQVDNVLDEVKIWLSAAITYKDTCFDAFAKTEGESGAKVREMLKTSGEMMSKGFAMVIDFKNTYESVKKDLGDLVNSIKAPRQLLVGESIPDFIKGHARKLVENPKIALNPNVVVAQDGSGQFKTITEAVQSVPPKNKTPYVILVKEGLYNEYVEIPKKVDEVILIGEGPLKTRITGNKCFTNGVQTYDSATLIVNGRGFIAKDIGIENTAGPSGHQAVAVRASGDLGIFFNVHMDGYQDTLYSHVQRQLFRECRISGTVDFIFGNAISVFQKCELVVRKPNPNQACMVTAQGRNEKNLTGIIIIQGCNFTAEQDYLDAQPPFKSYLGRPWKVLARTVIMHSNIEAFISPDGWSPWEGTIGLDTLFYVEYNNTGPGSDLSKRVTWPGIKQFANDEEAKPWTPLVHFVDDGWILDSGVPFAPEFFKLD